The following are encoded together in the Oreochromis niloticus isolate F11D_XX linkage group LG12, O_niloticus_UMD_NMBU, whole genome shotgun sequence genome:
- the acacb gene encoding acetyl-CoA carboxylase isoform X2, with protein MLEFALWGFILWILLLWRINSKTVIMPVKGEELPSAAEEDVPTARSPHAGMHPLSTVPAASQHAEHNVPQAASASAGLYGRIVDSDALQGSTEANSKQPTVPPTTQKPSKSVPPMLSSGPKARERLKFILGASEDNSSDEEPLVTKPPSGAAQPLTSTIKSSPPQAPSVVPQPSSTVINSNTARCVMEGNDYPSISLFPYLHRPSMSGPHLVKKGREHRKMDLHRDFTVASPAEFVTRFGGSRVIEKVLIANNGIAAVKCMRSIRRWSYEMFRNERTIRFVVMVTPEDLKANAEYIKMADHYVPVPGGTNNNNYANVELIVDIAKRIQVEAVWAGWGHASENPKLPELLSKAGISFLGPSSKAMWALGDKVASSIVAQSADIPTLPWSGSDLRLDWAEEDQREGNVINVPPEVYKQGCVHDVDEGIAEAEKIGYPVVIKASEGGGGKGIRKVESSDDFPGFFRQVQTEVPGSPIFIMQLAQHARHLEVQILADMYGNAISLFGRDCSIQRRHQKIIEEAPATIAPVSTLEQMERCAVRLAKIVGYVSAGTVEYLYSEDGSFHFLELNPRLQVEHPCTEMIADVNLPAAQLQIAMGIPLHRIKDIRVLYGESPWGDTIINFESPDCVPRPRGHVIAARITSENPDEGFKPSSGTVQELNFRSSKNVWGYFSVGATGGLHEFADSQFGHCFSWGENREEAISNMVVAMKELSIRGDFRTTVEYLIKLLETESFRNNDIDTGWLDHLIAEKVQAERPNTLLGVVCGALLVADAIFRKSMSDYLHSLERGQVLPANSLLNSVNVDLIYEGVKFCLKVARQSPTTYVVIMNGSHIEIDVHRLNDGGLLLCYNGSSHITYMKEEVDRFRITVGNKTCVFEKENDPTVLRSPSAGKLLQYMVEDGGHIFAGETYAEIEVMKMVMTLTAQQSGCIHFVKRPGAVLEPGCVVARMDLDDPSSIHRVELNTAVLPPQQPLPMAGEKLHQVFHSVLENLVNVMDGYCLEEPYFSTKLKEWVATLMKTLRDPTLPLLELQDIMTSIAGRIPATVEKDIRKVMAQYASNITSVLCQFPSQRIANILDSHAATLQRKADREVFFMNTQSIVQLVQRYRSGIRGYMKSVVLDLLKRYLQVEMQFQQAHYDKCVINLREKHKPDMSPVLDYIFSHAQVSKKNVLVTILIDQLCGRDPTLADELMAILNELTQLSKMENSKVALRARQVLIASHLPSYELRHNQVESIFLSAIDMYGHQFCPENLKKLILSETSIFDVLPNFFYHSNQVVCMAALEVYVRRGYIAYELNSIQHHQLQDGTCAVDFQFMLPSSHPNRLPVPLSGSGQFKLRRQGSELLLDGALSPPCQRMGAMVAFQCFDDFKRNFDEVLSSFAEPLLENTPFSESCSSFYDEEHFKNARENPIHIINVSIKTADTEDDDALVRAFTAFSQSKKAILFEYGIRRITFLIVQKREFPKFFTFRARDGFQEDRIYRNLEPALAFQLELNRMRNFDLTAVPCANHKMHLYLGAARVQEGAEVTDYRFFIRAIIRHSDLITKEASFEYLQNEGERLLLEAMDELEVAFSNTSVRTDCNHIFLNFVPTVIMDPSKIEESVRSMVMRYGSRLWKLRVLQAELKINIRLTPTGNAIPIRLFLTNESGYYLDISLYKEVTDRSSGQIMFQSYGDKQGPLHGMLINTPYVTKDLLQAKRFQAQTLGTTYVYDFPEMFRQALLKLWGPGDKCPKDVLMCTELVLDPQGRLAQMNRLPGDNDVGMVAFRMKMKTPEYPEGRDIIVICNDITHMIGSFGPQEDELFVRASELARTEGIPRIYLSANSGARIGLAEEVKHMFHVAWIDPADPYKGFKYLYLTPQDYTRISATNSVHCQHVEEGGESRYIITDIIGKDDGLGVENLRGSGTIAGESSRAYEEIVTISLVTCRAIGIGAYLVRLGQRVIQVENSHIILTGSGALNKVLGREVYTSNNQLGGVQIMYNNGVTHTSVPDDFEGVFTILQWLSYMPKDKHSPVPIIATTDPVDREIEFTPTKAPYDPRWMLAGRPHPVVKGAWQSGFFDHGSFMEILSSWAQTVVVGRARLGGIPLGVIAVETRTVEFTVPADPANLDSESKVLQQAGQVWFPDSAFKTAQAICDFNRERLPLMVFANWRGFSGGMKDMYDQILKFGAYIVDALRDFRQPVLVYIPPQAELRGGSWVVIDPTINPLCMELYADRESRGGVLEAEGTVEIKYRRKDLLKTMKRLDSVYASLAEQLASPDLSDKECKELEAKLKAREEFLLPIYHQVAVRFVDLHDTPGRMQEKGVINDILDWKNARSFFYWRLRRLLLEQVVKSEILQANKDLSDGHMQSMLRRWFVETEGTVKAYLWDNNQAVVEWLERHLSQEDGIRSAVRENIKYLKRENTLKHICSLVQANPDVAMDSIIQMSHVITPSQRAKLSHLLATMDSTSDS; from the exons ATGCTGGAGTTTGCACTTTGGGGATTTATTCTGTGgattctgctgctgtggaggATAAATAGTAAGACAGTAATAATGCCCGTGAAAGGGGAAGAACTTCCTTCTGCAGCCGAGGAGGACGTGCCCACTGCACGCAGCCCTCATGCAGGCATGCATCCTCTGTCAACAGTTCCAGCTGCCTCACAACATGCTGAACATAACGTGCCTCAGGCTGCCAGTGCATCTGCGGGTCTTTATGGCAGAATAGTGGACTCTGATGCTCTGCAGGGCTCCACTGAGGCAAATTCAAAACAGCCAACGGTGCCGCCGACCACCCAGAAACCTTCTAAGAGCGTCCCACCAATGCTGAGCTCAGGACCTAAGGCGAGGGAGCGCCTGAAGTTTATTCTTGGAGCATCAGAGGATAACTCTTCGGACGAGGAACCTCTGGTCACGAAACCTCCAAGCGGTGCAGCTCAGCCACTGACCTCCACCATCAAATCTTCCCCTCCGCAAGCGCCTTCTGTAGTACCACAGCCCAGCTCAACGGTCATCAA TAGTAACACAGCGCGATGTGTCATGGAGGGAAACGACTACCCGAGTATCAGCTTATTCCCATATCTCCACAG GCCTAGCATGTCTGGTCCTCACTTGGTGAAAAAAGGACGCGAACACAGAAAGATGGATCTACACAGGGACTTTACCGTGGCCTCTCCTGCTGAGTTTGTCACAAGATTCGGTGGCAGCCGTGTTATAGAAAAA GTGCTGATCGCTAATAATGGCATCGCTGCAGTCAAATGTATGCGCTCTATCCGCCGCTGGTCCTATGAAATGTTTCGCAATGAGAGGACCATCCGCTTTGTTGTCATGGTAACCCCTGAAGACTTAAAAGCTAATGCAG AATACATTAAAATGGCCGACCACTATGTGCCTGTACCCGGTGGCACTAACAATAACAACTACGCCAACGTGGAGCTGATAGTTGACATTGCAAAAAGGATTCAAGTGGAG GCTGTCTGGGCTGGTTGGGGTCATGCATCTGAAAATCCCAAACTGCCTGAGCTCCTGAGCAAAGCGGGCATTTCATTTTTGG GGCCATCCAGTAAAGCCATGTGGGCTTTGGGGGATAAAGTGGCTTCTTCCATTGTGGCCCAGAGTGCCGACATTCCCACACTACCATGGAGTGGATCAG ATCTGAgactggactgggctgaagaggACCAAAGAGAGGGCAATGTCATCAATGTTCCTCCAGAGGTCTATAAACAGGGATGTGTTCACGATGTAGACGAGGGGATAGCA gaAGCTGAGAAAATTGGTTATCCAGTTGTAATCAAGGCCTCTGAGGGTGGAGGTGGAAAGGGTATCCGGAAAGTTGAGAGCTCTGATGATTTCCCGGGTTTCTTTAGACAG GTACAGACGGAGGTGCCCGGCTCACCCATCTTCATCATGCAGCTGGCTCAGCATGCGAGACACCTGGAGGTCCAGATACTGGCGGACATGTATGGAAATGCCATCTCTCTGTTTGGACGAGACTGCTCCATCCAGAGGAGGCACCAGAAGATCATTGAGGAAGCTCCTGCCACCATAGCTCCCGTTTCAACATTAGAGCAAATGGAGCGG TGTGCTGTGCGACTGGCCAAGATCGTAGGCTATGTGAGTGCAGGTACTGTGGAGTATCTCTACTCTGAAGATGGAAGTTTCCATTTTCTGGAGCTGAATCCTCGCCTGCAGGTGGAACATCCTTGTACAGAGATGATCGCAGATGTAAACTTGCCAGCTGCTCAACTTCAG ATTGCGATGGGCATCCCCCTTCACAGAATTAAGGACATACGTGTGCTTTATGGAGAAAGTCCCTGGGGTGACACCATTATTAACTTTGAGTCTCCAGATTGCGTTCCTCGTCCGAGAGGCCACGTCATAGCTGCACGGATCACCAGTGAGAACCCAGATGAG gGGTTCAAGCCCAGTTCAGGCACCGTGCAGGAGCTGAACTTCCGCAGCAGTAAGAACGTCTGGGGTTATTTCAGTGTGGGCGCGACTGGTGGCCTACATGAATTTGCAGATTCCCAGTTTGGACACTGTTTTTCATGGGGCGAGAACCGTGAAGAAGCCATTTC AAACATGGTGGTGGCTATGAAAGAGCTGTCCATCAGAGGTGACTTTCGGACGACGGTGGAATACCTCATTAAGTTACTTGAAACCGAAAGCTTCAGAAACAATGACATTGATACTGGATGGCTGGATCATCTCATTGCAGAGAAAGTGCAG GCAGAGAGACCAAATACCCTGCTTGGTGTTGTCTGTGGGGCTTTGCTTGTTGCAGATGCTATCTTCAGAAAGAGCATGTCTGACTATCTACATTCCCTGGAAAG AGGTCAGGTACTGCCTGCAAACAGTCTGCTCAACTCTGTCAATGTGGACCTAATATATGAAGGAGTCAAATTCTGTCTGAAG GTGGCTCGCCAGTCCCCAACAACGTATGTCGTTATTATGAATGGCTCGCACATCGAAATAGACGTCCACCGTTTGAACGATGGCGGCCTCCTGCTGTGCTACAATGGTAGCAGCCACATCACCTACATGAAGGAAGAAGTGGACAG GTTTCGGATCACCGTTGGCAACAAGACCTGTGTTTTTGAGAAGGAGAATGACCCCACAGTCCTACGCTCGCCCTCTGCTGGCAAACTGCTGCAATACATGGTTGAGGATGGAGGTCATATTTTTGCTGGGGAAACTTATGCAGAGATTGAG GTGATGAAGATGGTGATGACGTTGACTGCGCAGCAGTCTGGCTGTATCCACTTTGTCAAACGACCGGGAGCAGTTCTGGAGCCTGGCTGTGTGGTGGCACGTATGGATCTGGACGATCCCAGCAGTATACACAGG GTGGAACTCAACACGGCGGTGCTACCGCCTCAGCAGCCACTTCCCATGGCTGGGGAAAAGCTTCACCAGGTGTTCCACAGTGTTCTTGAAAACCTGGTTAATGTCATGGATGGATACTGCCTCGAAGAACCCTACTTTAGCACCAAG CTGAAAGAGTGGGTTGCTACCCTGATGAAGACTCTAAGGGACCCCACACTGCCGCTTTTGGAACTTCaagatatcatgaccagcataGCCGGCCGTATTCCAGCTACTGTTGAGAAAGATATCCGCAAAGTCATGGCTCAGTACGCGAGCAACATCACCTCCGTCCTCTGCCAGTTCCCCAGTCAAAGG ATTGCAAACATTTTAGACAGCCATGCAGCAACCTTGCAGAGGAAAGCTGACCGAGAGGTTTTCTTCATGAACACTCAGAGCATTGTACAGCTGGTGcagag ATATCGGAGTGGAATCCGTGGCTACATGAAATCTGTGGTTCTTGATCTGTTGAAGCGCTACCTGCAGGTAGAGATGCAGTTTCAGCAAG CTCACTATGATAAGTGTGTCATCAACCTGAGAGAGAAGCACAAACCTGACATGAGTCCTGTGCTCGACTACATCTTCTCTCATGCTCAAGTATCCAAGAAGAACGTCCTGGTCACAATACTCATT GATCAGCTGTGTGGACGGGATCCCACTCTGGCAGATGAGCTCATGGCTATTTTGAATGAACTCACACAGCTTAGCAAGATGGAGAACTCAAAGGTAGCCTTGAGAGCTAGACAG GTCCTGATTGCTTCTCATTTACCATCATATGAACTGAGACACAACCAGGTGGAGTCCATCTTCCTGTCAGCCATTGATATGTATGGTCACCAGTTCTGTCCAGAGAATTTGAAG AAACTCATTCTCTCTGAAACCTCCATTTTTGACGTTTTGCCCAACTTCTTCTATCACTCCAATCAAGTTGTATGCATGGCTGCTTTGGAG GTGTACGTCCGCAGAGGTTACATCGCCTACGAGCTGAACAGCATCCAGCATCACCAGCTGCAGGATGGAACATGCGCTGTAGACTTTCAGTTTATGTTGCCATCATCACATCCAAACAG gcTTCCTGTGCCACTCAGTGGATCAGGCCAATTTAAATTGAGAAGGCAGGGCAGCGAGCTCCTCCTGGATGGAGCCTTATCTCCACCATGCCAGCGAATGGGGGCCATGGTGGCTTTCCAGTGTTTTGATGACTTcaaaag GAATTTTGATGAAGTTCTTTCCAGTTTTGCTGAGCCACTTCTGGAGAATACTCCTTTCTCGGAGTCCTGCTCCAGTTTCTACGATGAGGAGCACTTCAAG AATGCCAGGGAGAACCCAATCCACATCATTAATGTGTCCATAAAAACAGCAGACACAGAAGATGACGATGCCTTGGTCCGAGCCTTTACTGCCTTTTCCCAGTCAAAG aaagCTATTCTCTTCGAGTATGGAATAAGGAGAATCACCTTTCTGATTGTACAGAAG AGAGAATTCCCCAAGTTCTTCACATTCAGAGCTAGAGACGGG TTTCAGGAAGATCGTATTTACCGGAATCTGGAGCCAGCTTTGGCCTTTCAGCTGGAGCTCAACCGAATGAGGAACTTTGACCTGACAGCTGTTCCCTGCGCCAACCACAAGATGCACCTCTACCTGGGAGCTGCTCGTGTTCAGGAGGGTGCTGAAGTTACGGACTACCGCTTCTTCATCCGAGCAATTATCCGCCACTCAGATCTCATTACAAAG GAAGCTTCATTTGAATACCTCCAAAATGAGGGAGAACGTCTGCTGTTGGAAGCCATGGATGAGTTGGAGGTGGCCTTCAGTAACACCAGTGTTCGCACAGACTGCAATCACATCTTCCTCAACTTCGTCCCCACTGTTATCATGGACCCATCTAAA ATCGAGGAGTCTGTCCGCTCCATGGTGATGCGATATGGCAGTCGCCTTTGGAAGCTGCGCGTCCTtcaggcagagctgaagatcaACATCCGCCTTACACCGACTGGGAATGCCATTCCCATCCGCCTGTTCCTCACTAATGAATCTGGTTATTATTTGGACATCAGCTTGTATAAAGAAGTCACTGACCGAAGTTCTGGACAG atcATGTTTCAGTCATATGGGGATAAGCAGGGCCCCTTGCATGGGATGTTAATCAACACCCCCTATGTGACAAAAGACCTGCTGCAGGCCAAACGCTTCCAGGCTCAAACTCTGGGTACTACATATGTCTATGATTTCCCTGAGATGTTCAGACAG GCGTTATTGAAGCTTTGGGGTCCAGGGGACAAATGCCCAAAGGATGTGCTGATGTGCACTGAGCTCGTCCTGGACCCTCAAGGCCGACTGGCGCAGATGAACCGCCTGCCTGGAGACAACGAC GTGGGAATGGTTGCTTTCAGGATGAAAATGAAAACTCCGGAGTACCCAGAGGGCCGAGACATTATTGTCATCTGTAATGACATCACTCACATGATTGGCTCATTCGGCCCTCAAGAGGACGAGCTGTTCGTCAGAGCCTCAGAGCTGGCTCGCACGGAAGGCATCCCCCGCATTTACCTTTCAGCCAACAGTGGGGCGCGCATTGGCCTCGCTGAAGAAGTCAAACACATGTTCCACGTGGCCTGGATTGACCCCGCTGACCCCTACAAG GGTTTCAAATACCTTTATCTGACACCTCAGGACTACACCCGTATCAGCGCCACCAATTCTGTTCACTGTCAGCATGTAGAAGAAGGTGGAGAGTCCAG GTACATCATCACTGACATCATTGGGAAGGACGACGGTCTTGGTGTTGAGAATCTGCGAGGCTCAGGCACCATTGCTGGAGAATCTTCTCGAGCCTATGAAGAGATCGTTACAATCAGTCTG GTGACATGTCGTGCTATTGGAATTGGAGCCTATCTGGTCCGTTTGGGGCAGCGAGTGATTCAAGTAGAGAACTCTCACATTATCCTGACAGGGTCAGGTGCTCTAAACAAG GTTTTGGGCAGAGAGGTGTATACTTCCAACAACCAACTGGGCGGAGTTCAGATCATGTACAATAATGGAGTCACACACACCAGTGTGCCAGATGACTTTGAGGGTGTCTTTACTATCCTGCAGTGGCTCTCTTACATGCCAAAG GACAAACACTCACCTGTGCCCATTATAGCAACTACAGATCCAGTGGACAGAGAGATAGAATTTACTCCCACTAAAGCACCGTATGACCCCCGCTGGATGCTAGCTGGCAGACCTCACCCGG TGGTGAAAGGTGCCTGGCAGAGTGGATTCTTTGACCATGGCTCTTTCATGGAGATCCTGAGTTCTTGGGCTCAAACAGTGGTGGTTGGGAGAGCAAG GTTAGGAGGAATCCCCCTCGGCGTCATCGCTGTTGAAACTCGCACGGTTGAGTTCACAGTGCCAGCGGATCCAGCCAACTTGGATTCAGAATCTAAA GTTCTGCAGCAGGCGGGTCAGGTGTGGTTTCCAGATTCAGCTTTTAAGACGGCTCAGGCGATTTGTGACTTCAACCGTGAACGTCTGCCTCTCATGGTGTTTGCCAACTGGAGGGGCTTCTCTGGGGGGATGAAGG ACATGTATGACCAGATATTAAAGTTTGGGGCCTACATCGTTGATGCTCTGCGTGATTTCCGTCAGCCAGTGCTGGTGTACATCCCACCACAGGCTGAACTGAGAGGGGGTTCCTGGGTGGTGATAGACCCTACTATCAACCCACTGTGTATGGAGCTCTATGCTGACAGGGAGAGCAG AGGGGGCGTGTTGGAGGCTGAGGGTACAGTGGAGATCAAGTACAGAAGGAAAGACCTCCTGAAAACCATGAAAAGGCTGGATTCGGTCTATGCTAGTCTGGCTGAGCAACTTG CTTCCCCTGACCTGTCTGACAAAGAGTGCAAAGAGTTGGAGGCAAAACTCAAAGCGAGGGAGGAGTTCCTGTTGCCCATCTACCACCAGGTGGCAGTGCGGTTTGTCGATCTCCATGACACCCCAGGCCGGATGCAAGAGAAGGGGGTCATCAAT GATATTTTGGACTGGAAGAATGCTCGCAGCTTCTTCTACTGGCGCCTACGTCGCCTCCTGTTGGAGCAGGTGGTAAAGAGTGAGATTCTACAAGCCAACAAGGATCTCAGCGACGGGCACATGCAGTCCATGCTGCGTCGCTGGTTTGTTGAAACCGAGGGAACAGTGAAG GCTTACCTTTGGGATAATAATCAAGCAGTAGTTGAGTGGCTTGAGAGGCATTTGTCCCAAGAGGATGGCATCAGGTCAGCTGTTCGAGAGAACATCAAATACTTGAAAAgagaaaacactttaaaacacatttgcag TCTGGTCCAGGCCAATCCTGACGTAGCCATGGACTCCATCATCCAAATGAGCCACGTCATCACTCCGTCTCAGAGGGCCAAGCTGTCACATCTACTGGCGACTATGGACAGCACCAGCGACAGTTAG